In Debaryomyces hansenii CBS767 chromosome A complete sequence, a genomic segment contains:
- a CDS encoding DEHA2D04466p (some similarities with uniprot|Q03177 Saccharomyces cerevisiae YMR102C) produces the protein MSVQLSTPPLSKDKSSEKSTTPKSSKKKFFSNLLHRKNKNETSPNSGSNNGLKSRSSSASTKVSSSPSLTNKLKRQSWVSNNSKRTSRSQVRGRSKGPDVSGNCIDDDDDSVFNYAEEDEIEDSRNVFDMTSSLSSLSHAMSSHSLNELGVRHNNSSNTNIGDMINSTMQSTDAQPQPWDGLTPESLVVPQYVKTHRRNKHSPRALNNLFLAQELNVESCASKNHNDNDSISSESLKQGTSSDDDHDEILYEHETQATSEFFSDSQGYSKRPAHKRKNKNDFNEVYVMEFSRDGKYLAVAGRNSIIKIWKVISSPLSRLEQKNAESSNENSKSKKTNKNLYKGAPVFHQAPVRVFKGHTHSVLSLDWSKNNFLISGSMDRSVKLWHVDRSDCLETFQNDDFVTTVKFHPMDDRFFLSGSLDNQVRLWSILEKNIAYNKDLGDDILITAASFTPDGQHCIVGGFNGSIFALEINGLHVINRFEVKEKSFVHSFHNKNGNKITGIKIFESREYSRLKIIDDDPLAKWNFLITTNDSKIRLVNSDSKKLVTRFKGLTNTSSSIVADMTDDFHYIVSGSEDHWCYVWENNNSIINNKLKLALKDLVLEGKNHINDLQSKHKSYAKLIHKNPLMKKLNVQKFLDDENAIEYVANENNSYVAFHPHHSKVNVAVFAPENTKKLLELSDDLIFELIKRGKKYNLGGVEDDKSLENDNPDDFSSEIGVNGGHIIITTDQYGLIRVFRQDSAYEVRKKLRDILKSKKENCSKLKSDSKVNSCNQLCDSKTNKNNSRLDLPRSRSTRSANNRSLSPSNDGYFALKNKLHSRIKGNSNGISNTSSSLSTMDGKSSNPGTPSSMYQISDHRSSSQSNLPRFVSSSSLVNGATSHNTSSSGIMSQVDATVDIRNDDIDSISMSEKSYIPETGNTSLNAPESAYTLTLTPSNDNKSSRTLTATPPVSSTKTEVFPALDNQKKGIPLLINTGSTVDNKEDKSEIINFHTSANDSINMDRAFEGPNSNNSSFYNAENNTRGRM, from the coding sequence ATGTCGGTACAATTATCAACGCCGCCATTGAGCAAAGATAAAAGCTCTGAGAAGTCTACCACACCAAAGTCCAGTAAGAAGAAGTTTTTCAGTAACTTATTGCATCGGAAGAATAAAAACGAAACATCACCGAATCTGGGGCTGAACAATGGATTGAAATCTCGTTCGTCTTCGGCCAGTACTAAGGTTAGTTCTTCCCCGTCATTAACGAATAAACTTAAACGTCAATCCTGGGTTTCTAATAATAGCAAAAGAACAAGTAGGTCTCAGGTTAGAGGGCGCTCAAAGGGACCGGATGTATCAGGCAATTGCatagatgatgatgatgatagtGTATTTAATTATGCTGAAGAAGACGAAATTGAAGATAGTCGCAATGTCTTTGATATGACCTCATCATTGTCATCATTGTCACACGCTATGTCTTCCCATTCCCTTAATGAGCTTGGTGTCAGGCATAATAATTCCTCAAACACAAACATCGGGGACATGATTAATCTGACTATGCAATCCACCGATGCACAACCGCAACCCTGGGATGGCTTAACTCCCGAATCTTTGGTTGTGCCGCAATATGTGAAAACTCACAGAAGAAACAAACATAGTCCAAGAGCgttgaataatttgttcTTAGCACAAGAGTTAAACGTCGAATCGTGTGCTTCGAAGAAtcataatgataatgatagCATTTCTAGTGAGAGTTTGAAACAAGGAACCTCGAGTGATGATGATCATGACGAAATTCTTTATGAGCATGAAACACAGGCCACAAGTGAGTTCTTTTCCGATTCTCAAGGATATTCTAAAAGACCAGCtcataaaagaaaaaataagAACGATTTTAATGAAGTTTATGTTATGGAATTCAGCAGAGATGGAAAATATTTAGCAGTCGCCGGTcgaaattcaataattaaaatttgGAAAGTGATATCATCTCCCTTAAGCAGATTGGAACAAAAGAATGCGGAGTCACTGAACGAAAACAgcaaatcaaagaaaacaaacaaGAATCTTTATAAGGGGGCACCAGTTTTTCATCAAGCTCCAGTGAGAGTTTTTAAAGGTCATACTCATAGCGTTTTATCTTTAGATTGGAGTAAAaacaatttcttaatttctGGTAGTATGGATAGACTGGTTAAATTGTGGCATGTAGATAGACTGGATTGTCTAgaaacttttcaaaatgaCGATTTTGTAACTACAGTCAAATTTCATCCAATGGATGATAGGTTTTTCTTAAGTGGATCTTTAGATAATCAAGTACGGCTTTGGTCAATTTTAGAGAAGAACATAGCATATAATAAGGATTTAGgtgatgatattttgattacAGCTGCTTCTTTTACACCTGATGGCCAGCATTGTATTGTCGGTGGATTTAATGGCTCAATTTTTGCATTAGAAATCAATGGGTTGCATGTAATTAATAGGTTCGAAGTGAAAGAGAAATCTTTCGTACATTCATTTCATAACAAGAATGGTAACAAAATTACTGGAATTAAGATTTTTGAGAGTAGAGAATACTCGAGACTAAAGATTATAGATGATGATCCTTTGGCAAAatggaattttttgattACAACGAATGATTCGAAAATTAGATTAGTGAATTCTGATCTGAAAAAATTAGTAACCAGATTTAAGGGTTTAACTAATACCAGCTCGTCAATAGTTGCAGACATGACCGATGACTTCCATTATATTGTATCAGGATCTGAAGATCACTGGTGCTACGTTTGggaaaataataattcaattatcaataataaattaaaattagcTTTAAAGGACTTGGTTTTAGAAGGCAAAAACCACATTAATGATTTGCAAAGTAAACATAAATCATATgcaaaattaattcataaaaatcctttaatgaaaaagttaAACGTTCAAAAGTTCTTGGATGATGAAAACGCGATTGAATATGTTGCAAACGAAAATAATAGTTACGTGGCATTTCATCCACATCATTCGAAGGTTAATGTTGCAGTTTTTGCTCCTGAAAATactaaaaaattattagaacTATCGGATGAtctaatatttgaattaattaagaGAGGTAAAAAGTATAATTTGGGTGGGGTTGAAGATGACAAGTCtcttgaaaatgataacCCAGATGATTTTTCAAGTGAAATTGGCGTAAATGGGGGCCATATTATTATCACAACGGATCAATACGGATTGATTAGGGTCTTCAGACAAGATTCGGCTTACGAAGTTAGAAAAAAATTGAGAGATATCCTTAAActgaagaaagaaaactGTTCAAAACTTAAGAGTGACTCTAAAGTTAATTCATGTAACCAATTGTGCGATTCAAAGACGAATAAGAATAATCTGAGATTAGATTTGCCTCGAAGCCGTAGTACAAGACTGGCAAATAACAGAAGTCTAAGTCCTTCGAATGATGGATACTTCgctttgaaaaataaacttCATAGCAGAATTAAAGGAAACAGTAACGGAATTTCAAATACTAGTAGCAGCTTATCGACCATGGATGGTAAATCGTCGAATCCTGGTACACCATCAAGTATGTATCAAATTTCAGACCATAGATCGTCTTCCCAGTCAAATTTACCACGATTCGTTTCTTCGAGCTCATTAGTCAACGGTGCAACACTGCATAATACATCGTCATCGGGGATAATGTCGCAAGTAGATGCAACCGTAGATATAAGAAATGACGATATTGACTCTATTTCTATGTCTGAAAAATCATATATACCAGAAACTGGGAATACTAGCTTAAATGCTCCCGAATCAGCTTATACTTTGACACTCACGCCAagtaatgataataaatcaagTAGAACATTAACTGCTACACCTCCTGTTTCTTCTACCAAAACCGAAGTGTTTCCAGCTCTTGATAATCAAAAGAAAGGTattccattattaattaacaCGGGAAGCACTGTTGACAATAAAGAGGATAAATCTGAgattattaattttcacACTCTGGCAAATGATAGTATAAATATGGATCGAGCCTTTGAGGGCCCAAATTCGAACAACAGTTCATTTTATAATGCTGAGAATAATACGAGAGGTAGAATGTAA